A segment of the Phycisphaerales bacterium AB-hyl4 genome:
AAACCTGGCGTCCTGGACCAGGCTAGACGAAGGGGACGTCTGCCGAAACACCCGAAAGGTTCGGCAAGGTCGACCATTGTAGAAACTAAGCGGCGGCGGGCAAGTCGGGGGTGCCGATGAGCCGCGGCGGGCTTCCCGGCGGGATCAATCGTAGCGGAACACGCCTTTTCGCCAGGCATAAAGGAAGGCGATAATCGTGGTCAGCACGAAAAACAACATACGTGCCAGAAACAACGGGGAGAGCGGTTCGCCCAACTCGCCGCCGAGGCTCGCGAATGACACGGCCCAGGGGTAGAGGAACACGATCTCCACGTCGAACAGCAGGAACGTCATCGCCACGATGAAAAAGCGGACATTGAAGCGTCGGCGGGCCGAGCCGATCGGGTTCATGCCCGATTCGTAAGCCATGCCCTTGACTGCGCCGGCCCGGCCGGGGCCGAGCACGGTGGTGGCGATGATGTTGAACGCCCCGAAAAACAGGGCCATCGCCACCAGCACGCCCAAGGCGGCGTAGTGGTTGACGTCGTAGACAGCAAGAGTGGTCGGAAGCAGATCCATAGTCGCGACAGTTTAGCACGGTCCGGGAAGGGGGCAAATGCGGGGGCAGGCGTGCGCTTTTCGGGAGAGCGTCTTGTGAGTTATTGCCAATCTATAGTTCGGCGATCGAGGACTCATGTCGGTTCAGACTTTATTTGCTGGCAGAGCTGCTCGCGGGCGGGGGCGATTGTGCGCGCTTAAGGCGGCTCGACTGTGAAGGTGTGCCGGTTCTGCGGTCTGACGAAGCTTCGGTTTTGGGGGGGAGTGGGAAATTTGGCGAACCGGGCTTGTCGTGCGGGCGGTTGAATCGTCCCTTTACTGGCGTCGTCAGGCTGGCTCGGCCGGGGGGCTCGGCCGGGGGATGAAAATGGGAGCCAGATGCGGCTTGGGCCGGTTCGCGAAGTTAAGTCGAGTTTGGAACCGGTCGATGGATATCGAGACTGAATATGTATGCGATGTTGCTCCAGTTCGGCCCCAGAGCAGCGTCGTGGACAGGGGGGCCGAGACAGAACAAAACGGTCGGGCGAGCCCGGCCAGCGTCGCGGGACATGCAGCGGGCTCATGTGAGGCCGTGCACAAATCACCAGGGTAGACCAACTACCTAAGAAGAGGAGAGTATTGAAATGTCGGCACACCGCAAGATGGCAGCTAAGGGTTTTACACTTGTCGAAATTCTGATCGTCGTGGTCATCCTCGGCATCCTGGCCGCGATCGTGATCCCGCAATTCACGCGGGCCAGCGAATCGGCGCAGGCGGCCAGCGTGGCCAGCCAGCTCCAGACCATCCGCAGCCAGGTCGAGCTGTACCAGGTCCAGCACAACGAGTATCCGAACTTTGCGGACAACGAGTGGGCGGATATGACCAGCACCTCGCTCTCGAGCGGCTATGGTCCTTACTTCCAGAACCCGCCTCGTAACCCGCTCGCCCCCTCGGATGACAAGACGGCGATCATCACCAGCGGTGAAGACGGCGCCTGGTTGTGGGACACGACCACCAACCGCGTCAAGGCCATTGTGAAAGGTGGCAATAACGTGACCGACGCCCTGAAGCAGGCCGGTCTGCTTGATGACGCCGACGAGGATGTTGAGTTCGGCGACTTCATCGTCGCGGGCGATTGACCGATCGTCGCATCGCCATGAGAATTCTGACAGTCCCGGTCTGACGGCCGGGGCTGTCTTTCGTCCGACAACCTTCACCCTCCACAAGGATTTTCCCAACATGCATTCGATGAAGTACCTCAATGGCGTGTTGACTGTGTTGGCAGTGGTGCTGACGCTCAACCTCTGGGTCGCGTTGACTGATTCGGATACCGCGGCGAGCGATCGGTTGACGATGACGCAACAGGCTCATGCTCAGGCAGCGGGTCCGCCGAACTCGGCGCAGCAGCGTCGCGAAATGATTGATGCGATCAAGCAGACCAACACGCAGTTGGCCGAGCTGAAGTCGCTGCTGACCTCGGGCGAGGTTCGCGTCCGGGCCGAGCTGCCGGCACGCGATGATGCTGGCGAGTGATGTGGAATGAGTAAAAAGTTGTGCCCCGAAGTGCACGGTGTCACACCGTGGGCTTCCGCGAGAAGTGCTATGCCCATGCGTCGCGGCTATACGTTGATCGAAGTGCTCGTGGTGGTGGTGGTGCTTGGCATCGTCGCGGCCATTGTCGTGCCGCAGATGCTCCAGGCGGGCACGCTGGGCGTGCAGGCGGCGGCGCGGATGATCATTGCCGACATTCTTTATGCGCAGAACGATGCGGTGGCTCACCAGGCCGAGCGTCGGGTTGTGTTTGATGTCGAGGGCAATCGGTACATGGTCACCGACGCGTCGGGCGAAACGCTGTCAACGCCTTGGCGGGGCAGCGGGGATCGGTTTGTCGTTGATTTTTCGCGCGACAAGCGTTTCGCCGGCGTGCGACTGACGGAAGTCGACTTCGCGGACGAAACGACCCTTGCGTTCGATGAGATGGGCGGCGAGGCGGGGGACAACCCCTCCGGCGGGCACATCATTATCGAGTTCAACGAAGAGCGCTTTCGTATTGAAGTCGCGCCGTACACGGCGCGCGTGACCATTTCGAAGTTGTAAGCCTTGCGATTGATCAGGACGTGATACGTGCGTCGGCGCACGTATGTTTGTCATGCGCTGGTGCTGTACCACGCAACCCAAGTGGCACGTTTAGCCCCGCCGTCTACGGCGGGGCGCATCCGGATGCGCCTCCGCGTGGGCGCGGGGGCTAAACAGGGTGACTCTGATTCCACGCATAACGTGCGTGCCGCGTTTGCCGTGCGTCGGAGTCGATTCCGCAATCGACGAATATGTCTTTTCTGTGGGTTAGCGCACCTTGAGAAGTTAATTCGGTTCGGCGGCCAGCCGATAGCAATCGCAAGCGACCCGAGATGGCGGGGCGCGTGTTGCTTTGCAACAGGGAGGCGAATGTGCTGTCAAGACTATTTACAAGATCACAGTGGCCGATCGGGCTGGAGCTTGGACACCGCCAAGTGCGGTTGTTACAGGCTGGCGGATCGCGGTCGGGCTGGCAGGTGCATGCGTTGGCGGAGCGGCCGCTGACGGGTGGGCCCGCAGTGGACGAGCCGACGTATCACGAAGCCGTCGCCGAGGCCGTCGCGGCGATCGTGTCGGAAGGGCGTTTCGTTGGAACGGAGCTGATCAGTGCTCCGCCGACGTCGGTGGTACAGGTGAAGAACCTTCGGCTGCCGATCATGCCCGCACACGAACTGACGGAAGCGGTGATGTGGGAAGCGAACGATCGGTTGAAGATTGATCGCAACACAAACGAAATTCGCTTTTTCAACGCCGGCGAAGTTCGGCAGGGCACGGAGACACGGCAGGAAGTGATCCTGCTGGCGGTGCCGCGAACATTTATTGAAGCACATGTCGAGGCGATGGCGAAGCTGGGCCTGGACGTGGTGGCGATCGACGCGCCGATGGCGGCCTTGGCCCGGGCGGTGCATGAGCAGGCCCCCGCGCTGCCGAGGACCGAGGCGGACGACGATGCCGCGGCTGCGTTGGCAAGCGGCGCGTCGGCGGTGGCGTCGGATGCCCGGCTGATCCTGCAGGTGGGCGAGCGTGAAACACAGGTGGTGATTGCACGCGGCCGACAGATCAGTTTCTTCAAGCTGATCGACTTCGGCCTGACGAGTCTTCGTGAGACGTGGTCGGCGGCGGGCATCACGGTGGACGATATGACGCAGCCGGGCGAGGCGGCAGTTCGCGCCGCGTCGGGCGTGCTGTCGGAACTGGTTCGCGAACTGGTGTTGTGCCTTCGTTA
Coding sequences within it:
- a CDS encoding NADH-quinone oxidoreductase subunit A, which produces MDLLPTTLAVYDVNHYAALGVLVAMALFFGAFNIIATTVLGPGRAGAVKGMAYESGMNPIGSARRRFNVRFFIVAMTFLLFDVEIVFLYPWAVSFASLGGELGEPLSPLFLARMLFFVLTTIIAFLYAWRKGVFRYD
- a CDS encoding type II secretion system protein, with translation MSAHRKMAAKGFTLVEILIVVVILGILAAIVIPQFTRASESAQAASVASQLQTIRSQVELYQVQHNEYPNFADNEWADMTSTSLSSGYGPYFQNPPRNPLAPSDDKTAIITSGEDGAWLWDTTTNRVKAIVKGGNNVTDALKQAGLLDDADEDVEFGDFIVAGD
- a CDS encoding Tfp pilus assembly protein FimT/FimU; the encoded protein is MPMRRGYTLIEVLVVVVVLGIVAAIVVPQMLQAGTLGVQAAARMIIADILYAQNDAVAHQAERRVVFDVEGNRYMVTDASGETLSTPWRGSGDRFVVDFSRDKRFAGVRLTEVDFADETTLAFDEMGGEAGDNPSGGHIIIEFNEERFRIEVAPYTARVTISKL
- the pilM gene encoding pilus assembly protein PilM, which codes for MAGRVLLCNREANVLSRLFTRSQWPIGLELGHRQVRLLQAGGSRSGWQVHALAERPLTGGPAVDEPTYHEAVAEAVAAIVSEGRFVGTELISAPPTSVVQVKNLRLPIMPAHELTEAVMWEANDRLKIDRNTNEIRFFNAGEVRQGTETRQEVILLAVPRTFIEAHVEAMAKLGLDVVAIDAPMAALARAVHEQAPALPRTEADDDAAAALASGASAVASDARLILQVGERETQVVIARGRQISFFKLIDFGLTSLRETWSAAGITVDDMTQPGEAAVRAASGVLSELVRELVLCLRYYSVTFRGDRPVQAVLAGAGAMPWLAKGLGEQTSMDVRCAELIADDAVARTTPGGVAAWCAACGLALHPRAGMSAGRAA